From the Mycobacteriales bacterium genome, the window AGCCGGTCGAAGTCGTGCTCGTTGCACAGCCCGTTGTAGCGGCGGTAGAAGGCGTCGAGCTCCGCGCGATCCGGCATGCCGTCCAGAGTGCCCGCCACGGGGCCGCCCCAACCGCACGGATGGGGCGGGCCGCACTGTGGACGGCTCACTCGGTCGCGGCCGCAATCCAGTACTCGACGGGGTGGTCCTGATCGTGTTCGAGGAAGCGTTCGTTGAGGGCCTGGGCCAGCAGGTCGTGCTGGTAGGGATCGGCGGTGAGCAGGCCGAGCACATAGGCCTCGACCTCGAGCCGGCCGGCCGAACCGCCGAGCGCCACCTGCTCGAGCCAGAGCTCGTCGTAGTGCATGCCGGAACGCGACATCCCCTGCTGCAGATCCATTCCCGGTTCCTCGAAGGTCACGAGACCACCGTACGGTCGGATCCGCCGAACAGGTCGTCGACGAGCGTGTGAATGCTGCGGTTCTCGACGCCGGACCGGCGGGCGAGGACCGCGAAGGCCTCCGCCCGGCTCAGCCGCCCGGAGTCCATCAGCTCATGCAGGACGTGTTCCATCCGGGTACGGCGGGAGCGGACGCGCCCGAGATCGCCGGCGTCGCCGATCGGCACGGCCATCGTGAACCCGGGGGACAGGCTGGCTATGCATCGGGCCAGCAAGGTCGCGACCGCCATGGCGTGCTCCGATCCGAACGCATCGGGCGCGGACGCGTACAGGTTGAGGGCGGCCGGCCAGCGGGGGTCCGGCACCGGGATGGACACCGAGCTCGCCACGCCGTGGGCGACGGCCACGGCGGCATAGTGCCGGTATCCCGGGTCGCCGGGGAAGGAGTCGACCCGTTCGACGACGCCGCGGTCGGCGGCCGTCAGGCAGGGGCCGGCCTGAGCCTCGTACTGGGCCTCGTCCAGGGCGGTCGACATGGCGTTGAAGGACACCGCGGTGCGATGGACGAGGCCTGTTCGTTCCGTGACACTGCATCCGACCGCGGCCGGGGTCACGCTCGGGGCGAGTCCCATCGCGAGGGCGAGGGCCGCCTCCCGCTCGGCGACCGATTGCGCTGCTGCGGCGACATGCAGGAGTGTCGCCCATTGCTGACGTAGATCCATTCGATCGACCCTCGATGTCCTTCCGTACCGGCCTACCAGCCGGCGGACAACTTTAGCCAGTGGCGGTCCGGGCGGGAACGGATGCGCCAGGATCGGCCAGGACGGCGGTGCTGCGGATCCCCGCCTCCGAATGGGCGTCGATCACCGAGGGGCGCGACGGCCGGTTCCGGACGCTGGCCGCGACCGATCCGAGGCCGGGTGCTGATGGCGACGTATCGATGTCGGCGACACCGGCGTCCCCGACATCACCCTCGTCAGCCGGGCCCGCCGACGAAACGCCGACCGCCGGCGATCGACGACCTGACGGCCTACTCCCCCGGGGGATCCTGGTGGAGGGAGAGCAGGAGGGTGGCGACCTCGTCCTCGGTCGTGCCGGCGCGGGTCGCCGCTGTCCGCAGCCAGGTCCTGCTCTGCTCGGCGTGCCAGCCGTGCTGCTGCATCAGCACGGCGACGGCGGTGTCGATGCTTTCCTTGGCCTCGAGACGCTGGGGCAGCTCGCGAGCGAACTGTCTGGTCATGAACGACAGGTCGGCGTTGGCGACGAGGTGTTCCGCCGGCACCTGAAACTCCGCGGCCAGTGCGGAGGCGCTGTCGTCGAAGGCTTCCGGGTCGGCGGCGTAGAAGTTCATCGCCCCGGGTGTCTGACCCTCCTCGCCCCAGATCGGCAGGGACAGCGAGGACCGGACGCCCAGCGCGGCCGCCGCCTGGCCGTAGGTCTGCCACCGGCGCTCGTCGAGGACGTCGGGGACCGCGGCCGCCACTCCCGTCCGGGCCGTCTCGACGCAGGGGCCGCCGTCCAGGTACTGGGCGGCGTCGAGGAGGGCACTGTCGTCGGAGCTGGCGGTGACCGTGAACGGATGACCGTCCACGATGACCGTGAGGCTCACGCCGACGCAGCTCGGGATCACCGACACCGCCCGCGTCGTCAGGGCGTCGAGGCTCTCCAGGATGTCGATGCCGGTCAGGCTGGCCAGGCGTTCGGCCCCGGCCCGGACCTCGGGTAGCGGCTCCATGCGCGCCGTGTACCCCGTGTTCGCCGGTGGATTCCTCCTCGCGCCCTACTCGTACGGGAGCGTCAGTCCGCGAGTTGCTCGCGCAGCCGGCCGAGGGTTCGGGTGAGCAGCCGGGAGACGTGCATCTGGGAGATGCCGAGCTGGCCGGCGATCTGCGACTGGCTCTGGTTGCCGTAGAAGCGCAGCTGCAGGATGCGCTGTTCCCGCTCGGGCAGGGTCGCCAGGGCCGGGGCGAGGGACTCGTGCAGGTCGACGTCGGCGAGGGCTCGATCCTCGCTGCCGATGCATTCGCCGACGGTGCGGTCCGTGCCGGCCGGTGCTTCCAGCGAGTCGGTCGTGTATGCGGTGGAGACGTCCAAGGCCTCCAGGACCTCCTCCTGGGTGTGGCCGGAGCGGGCCGCGAGCTCCGCCAGGTTCGGGGCCCGGTTGAGCTCCTGCGCGAGCTCGCCGGCGCAACGGATCATCTCGGCCGCGCGCTCCTGCAGGCGGCGCTGCACGTGCACCGCCCAGGTGCGGTCCCGGAAGTGCCGCCGGATCTCGCCGACGATCGTCGGTGCGGCGTACGTGGAGAACGCCACACCGCGGGCCGGATCGAACCGGTCCACGGCGTTGACCAGCCCGATCGAACCGGCCTGGACCAGGTCGTCCAGGGGCTCACCGCGGCCGGCGTAGCGGCGGGCGAAGAAGCGGACCAGCGGCAGGTGCTGCTCGATGAGCTGCTCCCGCAGCCGGTGGCGCTCGGGGTCGCACTCCGGCAGCACCGCCAGCCGGGCGAACCGCGCCAGGGTCGCCGCGCGGTCGTCGGAA encodes:
- a CDS encoding GAF and ANTAR domain-containing protein; the protein is MEPLPEVRAGAERLASLTGIDILESLDALTTRAVSVIPSCVGVSLTVIVDGHPFTVTASSDDSALLDAAQYLDGGPCVETARTGVAAAVPDVLDERRWQTYGQAAAALGVRSSLSLPIWGEEGQTPGAMNFYAADPEAFDDSASALAAEFQVPAEHLVANADLSFMTRQFARELPQRLEAKESIDTAVAVLMQQHGWHAEQSRTWLRTAATRAGTTEDEVATLLLSLHQDPPGE
- a CDS encoding SigB/SigF/SigG family RNA polymerase sigma factor, with translation MSTATDSSDDRAATLARFARLAVLPECDPERHRLREQLIEQHLPLVRFFARRYAGRGEPLDDLVQAGSIGLVNAVDRFDPARGVAFSTYAAPTIVGEIRRHFRDRTWAVHVQRRLQERAAEMIRCAGELAQELNRAPNLAELAARSGHTQEEVLEALDVSTAYTTDSLEAPAGTDRTVGECIGSEDRALADVDLHESLAPALATLPEREQRILQLRFYGNQSQSQIAGQLGISQMHVSRLLTRTLGRLREQLAD